The Acholeplasma laidlawii PG-8A DNA window TGATAAAATAGAAGTATATGGGGAGGTTATACTTATGAAAGTTATAACAATAGGTGAACTATTAATAGATTTCATACCTAAGGAAAAAGGTGTAAATCTAAAAGGAGTCCAAAACTTTATAAAACATGCAGGTGGAGCACCAGCAAATGTAGCAGCAGTGGTTGCTAAACTTGGTGGTGAGTCTATATTTTTAGGACAAGTTGGTCATGACAGTTTCGGTAGTTATTTGATTGATAAACTAAAATCATTTAATGTAGAAACTAAATATATTCACCAAACATCTAAAAGACCAACATCACTGGCGTTTGTGAGTTTAACAGATGTAGGTGATAGAGATTTTGTATTCTATAGAAATCCCGGTGCGGATGAATTATATGAAGCATCTATGGTGCCTAAAAAAGAATTTGACAGAAACATCCTACATTTTTGCTCTGTATCACTAACAGATAACCCAATTAAAGAAGCACACATCAAAGCGATTGAACTTACTAGAAAGCATAACGGATTAGTAAGCTTTGATCCAAATATTAGACTGGCGTTATGGCAAGACCATAAAAAAATGCTGGATGTCATTTATGAATTCTTACACTTAACAGATATCGTTAAAGTATCTAGTGATGAACTAAACTTTATGACAGGCTTTGATGATGAACAAGTAGCGATTAAATCCCTATTTGTTGGTCAAGTGAAAGTAGTCATCGTGACTAAAGGTAAAGAAGGTTCTAGACTATACTTTAAAGATATTGATGCAGTCATTAAACATCCTGGATTTACAATAAATAGTATTGATACCACAGGTGCAGGCGATGCATTTATGGGTGCCTTCCTATATCAACTCAGTAAAAACAATCTTATCTTAAATCAATATAACAGTTATGACATTTTAAAATTTGCAAATGCCTATGCAGCACTATCTACTACAAAACTAGGAGCAATGGAAAATATTCCTAGTCTTGAAGAAGTTGATGCAATGATTAATAACTACAAAGAATGATGTTTAATAGCCTTATAAGGCACTTATACGCCGATTATCAACCGTATTCACTATTCAAATAAGACCGCTTTCGCGGCCTAACTAAGGTTTCAAATGTATATAAATCATAGTATTTACATTATGTAAAATATGCTAATTACTACAAAATATCATCACCAAGCAGTTAACTGCTATGGTGATTTTTTGTATCTAAAATGATGTGTATTTTCAACTTGCTTTCATCAAATTGCTTGTATATAATGAAGAAACTAGGGAGGCGAAATAAAATGGAAGACCTTAAAATATACCAACTAAATAAAACAATTTTATGTATCGATCTTAAAAGTTTTTATGCATCAGTTGAATGTGTTTTAAGAGGACTCGATCCATTTAAAACACCACTAGTTGTTGCTGATAAATCTAGGGGCGGTGGCTCTATTGTACTTGCGGTGTCACCTTACTTAAAATCTTTAGGTGTACCTTCACGCTGCAGAATATTTGAACTACCTGAGGATTTAAACATCATTTATGCAAAACCTCAGATGCAAACATATCTAGAATATTCAGCATCAGTCATTGGCGTCTATCTAGATTTTATAAGTGAAGCTGATCTTTATGTATATTCTATTGATGAAGCATTTCTAGATTTAACAAGTTACCTAGCATATTATAAAAAGACAGATATAGAACTTGCAGAAGAAATACTAAATACCATTACATCTAAATTAGGTTTAACTGCAACGTGTGGTATTGGACCTAATATGATAATGTCTAAATTAAGTATGGATATTGAAGCTAAAAAGAACCCTAATAATATTGCTAAATGGAACTATGATGATATTAAAGATCACTTATGGCCAGTGACACCACTTTCTAAAATGTGGGGGATTGGTCATCGAATGGAATCCCATTTAAATAAGCTTGGATTATTTACGATAGGAGATATCGCAAACTATCCTAAAGAGAAGTTAAAACGTAGATTTGGTGTCTTAGGAGAAGAGTTATGGTATCACACCCATGGCATCGATCTAAGTGAAATTAAAGATAAATATAAACTTAGAACAAAACCTAAATCATTTGGTTCTGGTCAAGTGCTATTCAGAGATTATAGTGAAACGGAAATCATGACCATTATATTAGAGATGGTAGATGATGTAACGCGTAGACTTAGAATTGCTAAAAAGCGTGCCCAAACGATTAGTCTATCTATAGGCTATACTAAAAGTGTAGCCGGTGGTTTTTCTAGACAAGTAACGCTTGAACAACCCACATCATCTGAAGCTACCATATATCAAACATGTCAAGACTTATTTGATATGTATTATGAAGGGTATCCAATTCGTACAGTAGGTGTACACCTTTCTAAATTAACAGATAGTAAAGTATATCAATATTCATTATTTGAAGATGCACATCAGTTAGAAAAAGAATACCAACTCCATATGACAATGGATAAAATCAAACATAAATTTGGTAAAAATTCAGTTATTAGATTATCTTCTGAACAAGAACATGCAACTGCCAAACAAAGAAACAAACAAATAGGTGGCCATCATGTATAAGGATAGAGGCATTATTAAGTGGGCACCATTTGATGCATTAAATGGATTTCATGAAACAATTGAAGCCTATAAATATGAAAAAGGTAAAAAGGATAGACCAATACTTTTAGAAGATAAGTTAAATAAACTAGATGAACTACTTAAGGAAGCTATAGAAAACAGGTTAGATATTCAAATTTACTATTATTATGACGGCTATATTAAAAATATCTATGGTCATGTTAAAAAGCTAGATCGCAATTATAGATATATGATATTGGATAATGGCATTAGATTAGCCTTAGATGATATTGTAGATATCATACATCTACCTAAGGATTAATGATTTGATAAAAGTATAAAATGTGTAAACAGTTCACACATTTCGATTATGAAAAACGTCTTAACTGGGCAGTTTATGTTAAAAAATACACTGTGAAACGCTTACATAAAATGATTTGATAAACCGAGTTTACAAATCATTTTTTATGGCCTATAATAGTTAGGTACCTAACTAATAAGGAGTGATATCAGTGGAAAAACAACTCATAAAAGAATTGTTTATATTAACAAGTAAATTAAAAAGAATAATGGATAAAAAATATCTGGAAAATGATTTACATACTGGCCAAGCTAGAGTTTTAATGTATTTACATAGAAATCAGAGCGAGGTTGTATATCAAAAAGATATAGAAGCCTTTTTTCAAATCCGTGGTGGTACAGTCACGGGTATGATAGATACTTTACAAAATTATGAATATATTCAAAGAATAGATTCAGAGATTGATAAAAGAAAAAAACGTATTGTATTAACACCTAAAGGTGAAGAGGTCGCATTAAGTGCGGTTAAAACAACACAAGATATGGAAAATAATATCTATGAGTTATTAACAGGTCAAGAACTTTTAGTATTTCAAGGTGTTGTTGAAAAGATGAATAAATTTATAGATGAGGAGGAAGCAAATTGAGAAAGTTATTTAAATATTTTAATACCGTTAAAAAAGAGTTGTTTCTAATTCCTATTTTAATTATTGTTGAGGTTATATTTGAAATACTTATTCCTATATTTATGAGTAAGTTAATTGATGATGGGGTAAACGCGGTAGATAGTTTTGGTGTAGCTAGTCCTAATAAAGAAGTTATTCTTTATTACGGTGCACTCATGATTATTTCAGCAGTGATTGCTTTAGTATTTGGTGTTTTAGTTACTAAAACAGCAGCTAAGGTATCTACTGAGTTTGGTCATAATCTTCGTCAAGCACAGTTTGAAAAGATTCAAACTTATTCATTTGAAAACATAGACAACTTTAAAACATCTAGTTTAATTACTAGAATGACAATGGATGTCAATATGATTCAACAATCTTTAAATATGACATTAAGAGTGGCATTAAGAGCTCCTGCATTACTGATTTTTTCTATTGGTAGTATTGCAATATTTGCAGGTACTTTAGCAGCAATATTTGTCATTGTAGTACCTATTTTAGTGATTGGGTTTTACTTGATCTTAAGCAGAGCACATAAATACTTTATTAAGATGTTTACTAAAATTGACCATTTAAACCTTACAATTCAAGAAGATTTAATCGGTATACGTACTGTAAAGTCTTTTGTAAGAGAAGATTATGAAACAAATCGTTTTGATAGAGCTACAAAAGATGTAAGAGATATATCGGTTAAAGCTGAAAAAATCATTACATTTAATAGACCATTAATGCAATTTTCGATCGGACTAAGTTTCGTGCTTATTGGGTGGTTTGGTTCTCAAATGATGAGTATTGGTGACTTAACAGAAGGTCAGTTTGCTAATACAATTACATATGTAAACCAAGTATTATTTAGTTTACTCATGCTTAGTCAAATATTTTTAATGTTTGCGATGTCAAGAGCATCGATTGCTCGTATTAATGAAGTATTGGATGAAGAACCGTACTTAAAGGAAACTGAAAATCCAGTACATGACGTTCTAGATGGTTCATTTAGTTTTAATCAGGTAAGTTTTAAGTATGGACAAATGTCAGATAAATATGTTCTAAAAGATGTGAATTTAAAAGTAGAAAGTGGATCATATGTAGGTATTTTTGGATCGACTGGTACAGGTAAATCAACTCTTGTCCAATTGCTTGCTAGACTTTATGATACAACAAGTGGAGAAGTTCTAGTGGGTGGTAAAAACGTAAAAGACTATGGTTTAGAGGCATTAAGAAAAGAAGTTATTTTAGTACTTCAAAAAAATGTATTATTTAGTGGTACGGTTCGTGAAAACATCCAGTGGGGTAAAAAAGATGCCACTGATGAAGAAATCATTCAAGTGTTAAAACAAGCCCAAGCTTATGATTTTGTGATGGCAATGGAAAAAGGATTAGACACACATATTGAACAAGGTGGTGTCAACTTAAGTGGTGGACAACGCCAACGCTTAACGATTGCTAGAGCATTAATTGGAAGTCCTAAAATATTAATACTAGATGACTCTACATCTGCAGTAGATACTAAAACAGATGCATTAATTAGAGAAGCATTTAGAAAAGATATGCCACATATGACAAAAGTTGTCATCAGTCAAAGATTAAGTTCAATTGAAGATGCCAATCAAATTATATTAATGGATGAACAAGGTATCAATTCAATTGGTACACATGAAGAATTATATCAACATAATGCAATGTATAAGACGATATATGATGCACAAAGCAAATCAAAGGAGGTAGAAGAATAATGACAAAACAAGAAACTAAAATATTTAAAAAATCAACTACCTTTGTAAGATTGATGAAACTTGTCTATGTAAGAAATAAATTACCTTTAATTTTAGTACTAATCTTCATGGTGGTTTCAACAATCGCCAACGTTAGTGGATTAAATACCCTACAAAACGTGATGGATGAAGCACTTCGCATGTATGAAGTAGGTAGTACAGATTTTAGTGGTGTCATTAAGTTATTAGGTATGATGGTTTTATTCTATGTAATTAATATTTCATTTACCTTTGCACACTTAAGATTGATGGTACATGTAAGTCAAAACAGCTTAGTGCATTTAAGAACGAGTTTATTTGATCACATGATGGATTTACCACTTAAGTATTTTGACTCAAATAAACACGGTGATATCATGAGTAGATTCACTAATGACGTGGATGCAACACGTCAAATGGTATCTCAAAGTTTACCTCAGTTAACCGTATCCTTAATGTTGATGGTTGGTTACTTTATAGCGATGGTTGCTATTTCTTGGGTACTTGGATTATTTACTTTAGTGTTTGCTGTAATTTTAATTGGTATAACTAGAATCATTAGTAAAAGAACTAGAAAGTATTTTAATGCACAACAAAAAAATACTGGCTTATTAAACGGTTATATTGAAGAAATGATCGAAGGACAAAAAGTTGTTAAAGTATTTAGACATGAACAAGAAGCAATTGAAGGTTTTGGTCTCTTGAATGAAAAAGTAAAAGACTCAGCTAGAATTTCAATGACACGAAGTGGTATGCTCATACCAATATCCATTAATCTTGGTTTCTTAGGGTTTGCATTAACTGCAATCTTTGGAGGTATGCTTGTACTAAGCGGTTATTTATCTGTTTCTGGATTAGTCTTATATTTAATATTTACAAGACAATTTATGGGACCAGTCAACCAAATGAGTCAGCAATTAAACTTTGTTCAAATGGCACTTGCAGGTGCAAGCCGTGTATTTGAAGTGATGGATCTAGAAAAAGAAGTAGATGAAGGTCATGTAACTTTAACTTATGCTAAATATGAAAATAAAGAACTAATAGAATCTGATGAACCAACTGA harbors:
- a CDS encoding carbohydrate kinase family protein, with protein sequence MKVITIGELLIDFIPKEKGVNLKGVQNFIKHAGGAPANVAAVVAKLGGESIFLGQVGHDSFGSYLIDKLKSFNVETKYIHQTSKRPTSLAFVSLTDVGDRDFVFYRNPGADELYEASMVPKKEFDRNILHFCSVSLTDNPIKEAHIKAIELTRKHNGLVSFDPNIRLALWQDHKKMLDVIYEFLHLTDIVKVSSDELNFMTGFDDEQVAIKSLFVGQVKVVIVTKGKEGSRLYFKDIDAVIKHPGFTINSIDTTGAGDAFMGAFLYQLSKNNLILNQYNSYDILKFANAYAALSTTKLGAMENIPSLEEVDAMINNYKE
- a CDS encoding DNA polymerase thumb domain-containing protein; this encodes MEDLKIYQLNKTILCIDLKSFYASVECVLRGLDPFKTPLVVADKSRGGGSIVLAVSPYLKSLGVPSRCRIFELPEDLNIIYAKPQMQTYLEYSASVIGVYLDFISEADLYVYSIDEAFLDLTSYLAYYKKTDIELAEEILNTITSKLGLTATCGIGPNMIMSKLSMDIEAKKNPNNIAKWNYDDIKDHLWPVTPLSKMWGIGHRMESHLNKLGLFTIGDIANYPKEKLKRRFGVLGEELWYHTHGIDLSEIKDKYKLRTKPKSFGSGQVLFRDYSETEIMTIILEMVDDVTRRLRIAKKRAQTISLSIGYTKSVAGGFSRQVTLEQPTSSEATIYQTCQDLFDMYYEGYPIRTVGVHLSKLTDSKVYQYSLFEDAHQLEKEYQLHMTMDKIKHKFGKNSVIRLSSEQEHATAKQRNKQIGGHHV
- a CDS encoding YolD-like family protein, which translates into the protein MYKDRGIIKWAPFDALNGFHETIEAYKYEKGKKDRPILLEDKLNKLDELLKEAIENRLDIQIYYYYDGYIKNIYGHVKKLDRNYRYMILDNGIRLALDDIVDIIHLPKD
- a CDS encoding MarR family winged helix-turn-helix transcriptional regulator, encoding MEKQLIKELFILTSKLKRIMDKKYLENDLHTGQARVLMYLHRNQSEVVYQKDIEAFFQIRGGTVTGMIDTLQNYEYIQRIDSEIDKRKKRIVLTPKGEEVALSAVKTTQDMENNIYELLTGQELLVFQGVVEKMNKFIDEEEAN
- a CDS encoding ABC transporter ATP-binding protein, with protein sequence MRKLFKYFNTVKKELFLIPILIIVEVIFEILIPIFMSKLIDDGVNAVDSFGVASPNKEVILYYGALMIISAVIALVFGVLVTKTAAKVSTEFGHNLRQAQFEKIQTYSFENIDNFKTSSLITRMTMDVNMIQQSLNMTLRVALRAPALLIFSIGSIAIFAGTLAAIFVIVVPILVIGFYLILSRAHKYFIKMFTKIDHLNLTIQEDLIGIRTVKSFVREDYETNRFDRATKDVRDISVKAEKIITFNRPLMQFSIGLSFVLIGWFGSQMMSIGDLTEGQFANTITYVNQVLFSLLMLSQIFLMFAMSRASIARINEVLDEEPYLKETENPVHDVLDGSFSFNQVSFKYGQMSDKYVLKDVNLKVESGSYVGIFGSTGTGKSTLVQLLARLYDTTSGEVLVGGKNVKDYGLEALRKEVILVLQKNVLFSGTVRENIQWGKKDATDEEIIQVLKQAQAYDFVMAMEKGLDTHIEQGGVNLSGGQRQRLTIARALIGSPKILILDDSTSAVDTKTDALIREAFRKDMPHMTKVVISQRLSSIEDANQIILMDEQGINSIGTHEELYQHNAMYKTIYDAQSKSKEVEE
- a CDS encoding ABC transporter ATP-binding protein, whose translation is MTKQETKIFKKSTTFVRLMKLVYVRNKLPLILVLIFMVVSTIANVSGLNTLQNVMDEALRMYEVGSTDFSGVIKLLGMMVLFYVINISFTFAHLRLMVHVSQNSLVHLRTSLFDHMMDLPLKYFDSNKHGDIMSRFTNDVDATRQMVSQSLPQLTVSLMLMVGYFIAMVAISWVLGLFTLVFAVILIGITRIISKRTRKYFNAQQKNTGLLNGYIEEMIEGQKVVKVFRHEQEAIEGFGLLNEKVKDSARISMTRSGMLIPISINLGFLGFALTAIFGGMLVLSGYLSVSGLVLYLIFTRQFMGPVNQMSQQLNFVQMALAGASRVFEVMDLEKEVDEGHVTLTYAKYENKELIESDEPTDIWAWNNKGTLIRLKGDVRLDHVDFGYSSDKLVLKDISVFAKPGQKIAFVGSTGAGKTTITNLINRFYEINNGIITFDGIDIKDIKKSALRKSLGIVLQDTHLFQTTVRENIRYGKLDATDEDVIVAAKLANAHEFILKLPNGYDTIITDDGANLSQGQRQLLSIARAAISNPPVLILDEATSSIDTYTEKLIQDGMDRLMTGRTVFVIAHRLSTIKNSKAIILLEDGNIIERGSHNELIDLKGTYYELFTGSFELE